A part of Amphiprion ocellaris isolate individual 3 ecotype Okinawa chromosome 16, ASM2253959v1, whole genome shotgun sequence genomic DNA contains:
- the prom2 gene encoding prominin-2, with translation MALCENTRSWRWQGSVAAFRGVVGVMLLLGLSSAQSVPPQAACSGAAMPQSLTQPQYNETVKEDTGVGFMAPVVRSFLHTIQPNPFPADLILKIVQDFDQMQLNQEHIKEALVYQVGFLVCIAIGILYIVLMPIVGFFLACCRCCGNCGGKMYQKQTSAIHCRRRTLYWSAFVTTIIILAGNICMFISNEALKVSVDQSPVELSNTVDNIHTFLTSVPQQVDNVVNESYRTVDEVTRNLQEIGPLLGTEIQKRFRGTLDPALQSVKLLDQETVNTSAQLNNLNSSLVQLQSSLDRIQANVTAVKNHIDQTLSKPECFHCDNLKPELQKLTVDTSISFPSLNEFQSAVDEVVKANLQSRIDEVEDYFQSIPQRVTSETKDVVQRSKQQLQDIKMQISQVSSEIPLSDLNDVSASLNQLQTEVDRTMPEVERVEHIRWGVCVALCCVVLLVVVCNLLGLILGPLGLTAKADPTKRSCTADCGGTFLMMGAGLSFFFSWLFMIAVLVLFVLGGNVYTLVCKPWNNGQLLKFLDTPGLIPELDISSTLGLKTKINISDIYRDCEENQPLWTTLHLYEMVDLGDLLNVSKYTEEIQQHFENTNITLSSVTLLSAEVKNKLISISAKAKDFDATAITQQMNNISSINLNSTADKLDELAGRQTNPEIQTELQNGAKDLRQIQPDIETTIIPQLENLNSTIKILQSTAEKINGTVGEVLSSVGAAQDFLNTNTTQIVKTESREFLDCQLEYFIAYADWANVTITQQVGRCGPVAGAVDSAEIILCEYMVESLNAFWFSLGWCMIFFIPSIIFSIKLAKYYRRMKYSDVHENHIIMNHIPRAQMKFT, from the exons ATGGCGTTATGTGAGAATACGAGGAGCTGGAGGTGGCAGGGCAGCGTTGCAGCATTCAGGGGTGTCGTGGgagtgatgctgctgctgggtcTCAGCTCGGCCCAGTCCGTCCCTCCGCAGGCGGCGTGTTCGGGAGCTGCGATGCCACAGAGCCTCACCCAGCCTCAGTACAATGAGACAGTGAAGGAGGACACCGGTGTGGGCTTCATGGCACCTGTGGTCCGGTCCTTCCTCCACACAATCCAACCTAACCCCTTTCCTGCAG ATTTGATCCTGAAAATAGTCCAGGATTTTGATCAAATGCAGCTAAATCAAGAACACATCAAAGAA gccCTGGTGTATCAAGTGGGTTTCCTGGTGTGTATAGCCATCGGCATCTTGTACATCGTTCTGATGCCCATAGTTGGTTTCTTCCTGGCCTGCTGTCGCTGCTGTGGCAACTGTGGTGGGAAGATGTACCAGAAGCAGACATCCGCCATTCACTGTCGCAGAAGAACTCTCTACTGGAGTGCATTCGTCACCACAATCATTattct CGCTGGGAACATCTGCATGTTCATAAGTAATGAAGCCCTCAAAGTGAGTGTGGACCAAAGCCCAGTGGAGCTCAGCAACACTGTAGACAATATCCACACCTTCCTCACATCTGTGCCTCAG CAAGTTGACAATGTGGTGAATGAGAGCTACAGAACTGTGGACGAGGTCACTAGAAACCTACAAG aaattggACCTCTGTTGGGAACAGAGATCCAAAAGCGATTTAGAGGAACCCTGGACCCAGCGCTGCAGTCAGTTAAACTTCTTGACCAAG AGACTGTAAACACCAGTGCTCAGCTGAACAACCTGAACTCATCCCTGGTCCAGCTGCAGTCCAGCCTGGACCGCATCCAAGCCAATGTCACAGCTGTTAAAAATCACATCGATCAGACTTTATCCAAGCCAGAATGTTTTCACTGCGACAACCTGAAGCCGGAGCTGCAGAAACTGACAGTGGACACCTCCATTTCT TTTCCCAGTTTGAATGAGTTTCAGTCTGCAGTGGATGAAGTGGTCAAAGCTAATCTCCAATCCCGAATCGATGAG GTGGAGGACTACTTCCAAAGCATCCCCCAAAGGGTGACCAGTGAGACCAAGGATGTAGTTCAAA GAAGCAAGCAACAGCTACAAGACATAAAAATGCAGATCTCCCAGGTTTCCAGTGAAATTCCTTTATCTGATCTGAACGACGTGTCGGCGAGTCTGAACCAGCTGCAGACAGAAGTCGACAGAACCATGCCAGAAGTTGAAAGAGTGGAGCATATCAG ATGGGGGGTGTGTGTGGCTCTGTGCTGTGTGGTTCTCCTGGTGGTCGTATGTAACCTGCTGGGTCTCATCCTGGGTCCTCTGGGTCTGACGGCCAAAGCTGATCCCACAAAACGCTCCTGTACAGCAGACTGTGGAGGCACCTTCCTCATGAT GGGTGCTGGTTtgagcttcttcttctcctggcTCTTCATGATAGCGGTGCTGGTGCTGTTTGTACTGGGTGGAAACGTTTACACTCTTGTCTGTAAGCCCTGGAACAACGGACAGCTGCTGAAG TTTCTTGACACTCCAGGTTTAATTCCAGAGTTGGATATAAGTTCAACTTTGGGACTGAAAACCAAAATCAACATCTCTGACATTTATAG GGACTGTGAAGAAAACCAGCCTCTGTGGACAACACTCCACTTGTATGAGATGGTGGATCTAGGAGATCTACTCAATGTATCTAAA TACACAGAGGAGATCCAACAGCACTTTGAAAATACCAATATCACTCTGTCATCAGTCACTCTTCTGAGCGCCGaagttaaaaacaaactcatcagCATCTCTGCAAAGGCTAAAGATTTCGACGCTACTGCTATCACACAGCAG ATGAACAACATTTCCAGCATCAATCTGAATTCAACAGCAGATAAGCTGGATGAGCTCGCTGGTCGTCAA ACTAACCCTGAAATTCAAACAGAACTCCAAAATGGGGCCAAGGACCTGAGGCAGATCCAGCCAGACATAGAAACAACCATCATCCCACAGCTG GAAAACCTGAATTCAACCATCAAGATCCTTCAATCCACTGCAGAAAAGATCAAT GGAACAGTGGGGGAGGTGCTAAGCAGCGTGGGGGCAGCACAAGACTTCCTcaacacaaatacaacacaGATCGTCAAGACC GAGAGCAGAGAGTTTTTAGACTGTCAACTGGAGTACTTCATTGCTTATGCTGACTGGGCCAATGTCACG ATCACACAGCAGGTGGGTCGTTGTGGGCCGGTGGCGGGAGCTGTGGACTCTGCTGAGATCATCCTCTGTGAATACATGGTGGAGTCTCTG AATGCATTCTGGTTCAGTCTGGGCTGGTGCATGATCTTCTTCATCCCCAGCATCATCTTTTCCATCAAACTAGCCAAGTACTACAGGAGAATGAAGTACTCTGATGTCCACGA AAACCACATAATCATGAACCACATCCCACGGGCCCAGATGAAATTCACCTGA
- the LOC111578867 gene encoding BLOC-2 complex member HPS6: MAQFVLEQLSDFRDYTGSQELTELINPNNSKLSNVRLSPDGRHIHVILRKPQVGLVTFDKYERPPLAQNQEKQDLWLTRTVPIVDVLYLDHHNSKDTAVVAVVYENGKAEFWKFREFKSGWHLLQTSDLCNSPRARVVSVCVCSNLIIWCEERPPSESSPALSSTRNKLRYCVCRRDFDVEEGAVSLGGVKIALHNNPKFTVTSSGEYVHLLPDLKVKPLLSISNFFLAWSPHHDSFTVSTTCKNIPLKKLSAKESDFKKLVTDCLGYLSALEPPEIYNFSPTACGDLLLLLSTGWLCLLQKDGMLRKVYKLADNCLVQHNTHTSLCIYQDTVALLIGQNLYLIDLNCGRELEKIVLKREGSLYVNQAERRTPHLLSETGLFVVVNRETDSRDCHSKMKPSGFSTEEAIHPGALLVEAVFEEACKYYQQRSLSSAQLTVDILKKGGRFQAPISLASILRNYLNTGWRQKGAELSQNGGGGYVAGQDKLMGSLEAELKALVSLEELKGSLVRGGVKEVEAVCESLVEKEVLRLLSSSELDKEALLYLNSIFSIFPCQAWRAAQAALQLHYNGEGCLSSRAPPDVWKTVLSPALSSSSIASLSFTNGGTKHNHSLKDDRLANCKAKLTSSTTPAVLPVFELLCQSVVHFQPSWLPRFLELTQQQQGSAGLGLSLASSSWSFSSGRGGEGGENNVPLYKRALCILSSLNPDRDQHQDLEVELLLVSGRPNAILQALRILMGRQQWERVTQVAQKFCKQSPLLNKEIFTILLCEVAHHRDLDPYLDLLWTLCPEDFTVTTILNLVLKNLPSPSASSHSTSFSMSGTNSPSPAPFADSHSSQLTIGLLKPLLRKVLQRETKPSQRYVDILQSPSFPPAAPPRQPTVQASTVTDPTTDSALCNNIAPTLLAESPEQRRTKPVS, encoded by the coding sequence atggcgCAGTTTGTGTTGGAGCAACTGTCAGATTTCAGGGACTACACTGGCAGTCAGGAGCTGACCGAATTAATCAACCCGAATAACAGCAAACTGTCAAATGTCCGCCTGAGCCCAGATGGTCGTCACATCCATGTCATCCTCCGCAAACCTCAGGTCGGTCTTGTGACTTTTGACAAGTATGAAAGACCACCGCTGGCTCAGAACCAGGAGAAGCAGGATTTGTGGCTGACACGAACTGTGCCCATTGTGGATGTCTTATATTTGGACCATCACAACAGTAAAGACACAGCTGTAGTAGCGGTGGTTTATGAGAATGGAAAAGCTGAGTTCTGGAAATTCCGGGAGTTTAAGTCTGGCTGGCATCTCTTGCAGACATCAGATTTGTGCAACAGCCCCCGGGCCAGagtggtgtctgtgtgtgtttgctccaATCTTATCATCTGGTGTGAGGAGCGGCCGCCCTCAGAAAGCTCCCCTGCTCTCAGCTCCACAAGGAACAAGTTAAGATACTGTGTTTGCAGACGGGACTTTGACGTGGAGGAGGGGGCTGTCAGCTTGGGAGGGGTGAAAATCGCCCTCCACAATAATCCCAAATTCACTGTGACCAGCTCAGGTGAATATGTTCATCTTCTTCCTGACTTGAAAGTGAAACCGCTGCTGAGCATCTCCAATTTTTTCCTCGCCTGGTCCCCCCACCATGACTCCTTCACAGTCAGCACCACGTGTAAGAACATTCCTCTGAAAAAACTTTCAGCTAAAGAGTCTGACTTTAAGAAGCTGGTGACTGATTGTTTGGGATATTTATCAGCTCTGGAGCCGCCTGAGATCTACAACTTCTCTCCTACAGCATGTGGAGACCTGCTTCTGCTGCTCAGCACAGGATGGCTGTGTCTCCTGCAGAAAGATGGGATGCTGCGCAAGGTATACAAACTGGCAGACAACTGTTTGGTACAACACAATACTCACACCAGCCTATGTATATACCAGGATACTGTGGCACTACTGATCGGGCAAAATCTGTATCTGATAGACTTGAACTGTGGCAGAGAGCTGGAAAAGATTGTCCTGAAGAGGGAGGGGTCATTATATGTAAACCAGGCTGAAAGACGGACACCTCACCTGCTCTCAGAAACTGGACTTTTTGTGGTTGTGAACAGGGAGACAGACTCCAGAGACTGCCACTCTAAAATGAAGCCCTCTGGTTTCAGTACAGAGGAGGCTATTCATCCTGGAGCCCTCCTGGTGGAGGCTGTCTTTGAAGAGGCCTGTAAATACTACCAGCAGAGGAGCCTGAGCAGCGCCCAGCTCACAGTGGACATACTGAAAAAAGGAGGCAGATTCCAAGCTCCCATCTCTTTAGCCTCCATCCTCAGGAACTATCTCAACACGGGGTGGAGGCAGAAGGGAGCAGAGCTGTCCCAGAATGGAGGAGGTGGATATGTGGCAGGACAAGATAAGCTAATGGGCTCTCTGGAGGCGGAGCTCAAGGCTTTGGTCTCTCTGGAAGAGCTAAAGGGGAGTTTAGTGAGGGGAGGTGTTAAAGAGGTGGAGGCAGTGTGTGAGAGTCTAGTTGAGAAAGAAGTACTGAGGCTGCTGTCATCTTCTGAGCTGGATAAAGAGGCTCTGCTCTACCTCAACTCCATCTTCAGCATCTTCCCCTGCCAGGCGTGGAGGGCCGCACAGGCTGCTCTACAGCTACACTACAACGGGGAGGGCTGTCTGTCCAGCAGGGCTCCACCAGATGTGTGGAAAACTGTCCTCAGTCCTGCTCTGAGTTCCAGCTCCATAGCCTCCCTCTCATTCACAAACGGTGGGACAAAACACAATCACAGCCTTAAAGATGATCGCCTTGCCAACTGTAAAGCCAAACTTACAAGCTCCACTACCCCAGCTGTCCTGCCTGTATTTGAGCTCCTCTGCCAGTCAGTTGTTCACTTCCAGCCCAGCTGGCTGCCCAGGTTCCTCGAGCtcacccagcagcagcagggttcTGCAGGTTTGGGCCTGAGCCTTGCCTCTTCCTCCTGGAGCTTTTCCAgcgggagaggaggggagggaggggagaacAACGTGCCGCTTTACAAACGAGCACTGTGCATCTTGTCCAGCCTAAACCCAGACAGAGACCAGCATCAGGACTTAgaggtggagctgctgctggtcagTGGGCGGCCCAACGCCATCCTGCAGGCACTGAGGATCCTCATGGGCAGGCAGCAGTGGGAGCGGGTCACCCAGGTGGCCCAGAAATTCTGCAAACAGAGTCCGCTGCTCAACAAAGAAATTTTCACTATTCTGCTGTGCGAGGTGGCCCATCACAGGGACCTGGATCCCTACCTGGACCTGTTGTGGACTCTCTGCCCTGAGGACTTCACCGTCACCACCATCCTCAACTTGGTGCTAAAAAACCTCCCCTCTCCCAGCGCTTCCTCTCATTCCACTTCTTTCTCCATGTCCGGTACAAACTCCCCATCTCCTGCTCCTTTTGCAGACTCCCACAGCAGCCAGCTGACCATTGGGCTGTTGAAGCCCCTGCTGAGAAAAGTGCTCCAGAGGGAGACCAAGCCGAGCCAGCGCTACGTCGACATCCTCCAGTCACCATCATTCccccctgcagctcctcctcgcCAGCCTACTGTGCAGGCCAGCACTGTCACAGATCCCACTACGGACTCAGCGCTGTGCAACAACATTGCCCCGACTCTTCTTGCAGAATCACCTGAACAACGGAGAACAAAACCTGTCTCGTGA